A region from the Drosophila bipectinata strain 14024-0381.07 chromosome 3R, DbipHiC1v2, whole genome shotgun sequence genome encodes:
- the LOC108127462 gene encoding valacyclovir hydrolase, which produces MFIKCTLQESLHHYVMLVNLGRHLRSPLLNCMLHTERKVRVNGTDLNVVESGSGDRSLLLMPGALGSAWTDFKPQIEQLPKLLPEYTIIAWDPPGYGKSVPPKRQFGLEFFREDAKAAVDLMRALDRPKFSILGWSDGGITALIVAGRYAEAVDRLAIWGAGAYLNADEVKALRNIRDVSKWSPRMREPMEKVYGVDRFAQLWGEWVDAACAFYDQRDGDFCRNEVEQVKAPTFILHGKKDPMIAAEHIPWLKERLPNAKYYEFPEGKHNIHLRYAEDFNKLVADFFNKN; this is translated from the exons ATGTTTATCAAGTGCACTTTACAAG AGTCCCTGCACCATTACGTAATGCTTGTCAATTTAGGAAGGCACCTACGATCCCCCCTCCTTAATTGTATGTTGCACACGGAAAGAAAAGTGCGGGTTAATGGAACAGACCTCAATGTCGTGGAATCTGGAAGTGGAGATCGGAGCTTGCTGCTGATGCCAGGAGCACTGGGCTCAGCCTGGACGGATTTCAAACCCCAAATCGAGCAACTTCCCAAGCTACTGCCAGAGTACACGATCATTGCCTGGGATCCGCCGGGTTACGGAAAATCTGTTCCTCCCAAACGCCAGTTTGGTTTGGAGTTCTTCCGGGAGGATGCCAAGGCGGCAGTGGATCTGATGCGCGCCCTTGATAGGCCCAAGTTTTCCATCCTCGGTTGGAGTGATGGCGGAATCACAGCACTTATCGTAGCCGGCCGCTACGCGGAGGCAGTGGATCGATTGGCCATCTGGGGAGCCGGCGCCTATCTAAATGCCGATGAGGTGAAGGCTCTTCGCAATATCCGTGACGTGTCGAAGTGGTCGCCGAGGATGCGGGAGCCCATGGAGAAGGTGTACGGGGTAGATAGATTTGCACAGCTCTGGGGCGAATGGGTGGATGCTGCCTGTGCCTTCTACGATCAACGCGACGGAGACTTCTGTCGCAATGAAGTGGAGCAGGTGAAGGCTCCAACCTTCATTTTGCATGGAAAAAAGGATCCCATGATAGCAGCAGAGCACATACCTTGGTTAAAAGAACGACTACCCAATGCCAAATATTACGAGTTCCCCGAGGGAAAACACAATATCCATCTGCGATATGCAGAGGACTTTAACAAACTGGTGGcagatttttttaataaaaactaa
- the LOC108127463 gene encoding protein D3 → MEDIVPDVVDAVPAGIVQVSYGECNVVCRGNELTPTQVKDPPTVQWCAPEGDSLYTLLMVDPDAPTRQDPKFREILHWAVVNIKGNDIATGFPLAAYIGSGPPEGTGLHRYIFLVYRQGNKIEEGQTIPNNVRAGRLNFSARQFAAKHGLGEPIAANYYQAQYDDYVPIRNKTIIG, encoded by the exons ATGGAAGACATAGTTCCCGATGTGGTGGATGCCGTCCCCGCCGGCATTGTGCAGGTTTCCTATGGCGAATGCAATGTCGTGTGTCGGGGCAATGAGCTGACCCCCACCCAGGTGAAGGACCCGCCGACTGTCCAATGGTGTGCGCCCGAAGGAGATAGTCTGTACACCCTGCTCATGGTGGATCCCGATGCCCCTACACGGCAGGATCCCAAGTTCCGTGAGATTCTGCACTGGGCAGTGGTCAACATCAAGGGCAACGACATCGCCACTGGTTTTCCGCTAGCGGCCTATATTGGTTCCGGTCCCCCGGAGGGCACTGGCCTTCACCGCTACATTTTCTTGGTCTATCGCCAGGGGAATAAGATCGAGGAGGGTCAAACTATTCCCAACAA TGTTCGTGCCGGACGCCTGAACTTCAGCGCTCGTCAGTTTGCCGCCAAACATGGATTGGGGGAACCCATTGCCGCCAACTACTATCAGGCACAGTATGATGACTATGTGCCTATCCGCAACAAAACCATAATCGGCTAA
- the Pebp1 gene encoding protein D3, translating to MDTAGIIPDIIDVKPASKATITYPSGAQVTLGNELTPTQVKDIPTVEFEAEAGSLYTLLLVDPDAPSRADPKLRELLHWLVINIPGNKVSEGQTIAEYIGAGPREGTGLHRYVFLVFKQNDKITTEKFVSKTSRTGRTNVKARDYIQKYSFGGPVAGNFFQAQFDEYVNTLLETVK from the coding sequence ATGGACACCGCTGGCATCATTCCCGACATCATCGACGTCAAGCCCGCCTCCAAGGCCACCATCACCTACCCCTCCGGTGCTCAGGTGACTCTCGGCAACGAGCTGACGCCCACTCAGGTTAAGGACATTCCCACCGTTGAGTTCGAAGCCGAGGCCGGATCTCTGTACACCCTTCTGCTGGTGGATCCCGATGCACCCAGCCGTGCCGACCCCAAACTGCGTGAGCTGCTCCACTGGCTGGTGATCAACATCCCCGGCAACAAGGTGTCTGAGGGCCAGACCATCGCCGAATACATTGGCGCTGGACCCCGCGAGGGAACCGGCCTGCACCGTTACGTGTTCCTGGTGTTCAAGCAGAACGACAAGATCACCACCGAGAAGTTCGTGTCCAAGACCAGCCGCACCGGCCGTACCAACGTCAAGGCCCGCGACTACATCCAGAAGTACAGCTTCGGCGGACCCGTTGCCGGCAACTTCTTCCAGGCCCAGTTTGACGAGTACGTGAACACTCTCCTCGAAACCGTCAAGTAA
- the AP-2mu gene encoding AP-2 complex subunit mu, producing the protein MIGGLFVYNHKGEVLISRVYRDDIGRNAVDAFRVNVIHARQQVRSPVTNIARTSFFHIKRANIWLAAVTKQNVNAAMVFEFLLKIIEVMQSYFGKISEENIKNNFVLIYELLDEILDFGYPQNTDSGTLKTFITQQGIKSATKEEQMQITSQVTGQIGWRREGIKYRRNELFLDVLEYVNLLMSPQGQVLSAHVAGKVVMKSYLSGMPECKFGINDKIVMESKGRGLSGNSEAETSRSGKPVVVIDDCQFHQCVKLSKFETEHSISFIPPDGEFELMRYRTTKDISLPFRVIPLVREVGRTKMEVKVVLKSNFKPSLLGQKIEVKIPTPLNTSGVQLICLKGKAKYKASENAIVWKIKRMAGMKETQLSAEIELLETDTKKKWTRPPISMNFEVPFAPSGFKVRYLKVFEPKLNYSDHDVVKWVRYIGRSGLYETRC; encoded by the exons ATGATCGGCGGCCTGTTCGTCTACAACCACAAGGGCGAGGTGCTCATCTCGCGAGTTTATCGCGATGACATCGGCCGCAATGCTGTGGACGCCTTTCGGGTCAACGTCATCCACGCCCGCCAGCAGGTTCGCTCTCCGGTGACCAACATCGCTCGGACCAGCTTCTTTCACATTAAG CGGGCGAATATCTGGTTGGCTGCTGTGACCAAGCAGAATGTCAATGCTGCCATGGTTTTTGAGTTCCTGCTGAAGATAATCGAGGTGATGCAGTCGTATTTCGGCAAGATTTCCGAGGAGAACATCAAGAACAACTTCGTCCTAATCTACGAGTTGCTTGACGAGATCCTGGACTTCGGCTACCCGCAGAACACCGATTCTGGAACCTTGAAGACCTTCATCACGCAGCAGGGCATCAAGTCGGCCACTAAGGAGGAGCAGATGCAAATCACATCGCAGGTTACCGGCCAGATCGGCTGGCGGCGAGAGGGCATCAAGTACCGACGCAACGAGCTCTTCCTGGACGTGCTAGAGTACGTTAACTTACTAATGAGCCCTCAGGGCCAGGTGCTGTCTGCTCACGTTGCCGGCAAGGTGGTTATGAAATCATATCTGTCAG GCATGCCCGAATGCAAATTCGGCATTAACGACAAGATTGTGATGGAGTCAAAGGGTCGTGGCTTGTCCGGCAACTCCGAGGCGGAAACCTCGCGTTCTGGAAAGCCTGTTGTCGTCATCGATGATTGCCAGTTCCATCAGTGCGTCAAGCTGAGCAAGTTCGAGACGGAGCACTCGATCAGCTTCATCCCGCCGGACGGGGAGTTCGAACTGATGCGCTACCGCACTACCAAAGACATTTCACTGCCGTTCCGAGTCATTCCACTGGTGCGCGAGGTAGGACGAACCAAGATGGAGGTGAAGGTGGTGCTCAAGTCCAACTTCAAGCCCTCGCTACTGGGCCAAAAGATCGAGGTTAAGATCCCGACACCGCTCAACACTTCTGGCGTGCAGTTGATCTGCTTGAAGGGTAAGGCCAAGTACAAGGCCTCGGAGAATGCCATCGTGTGGAAGATAAAGCGCATGGCTGGAATGAAGGAGACTCAGTTGTCTGCCGAGATTGAACTGCTCGAAACAGACACCAAGAAGAAGTGGACTCGGCCGCCCATTTCGATGAACTTCGAGGTGCCGTTCGCGCCATCCGGCTTCAAGGTGCGTTACTTGAAGGTGTTTGAGCCCAAACTGAACTACTCCGACCACGACGTCGTCAAATGGGTGCGTTATATCGGACGCAGTGGTCTCTACGAGACTCGCTGTTAG